The following coding sequences lie in one Vibrio sp. ED004 genomic window:
- a CDS encoding GH1 family beta-glucosidase, producing the protein MNKFQLPSDSKLRSKEFVFGVATSSYQIEGGVEEGGRTPSIWDTFCKKPGKVDNGDSGDVACDHYHLWQQDVEMIQGLGVDAYRLSIAWPRILPQDGVVNQQGLEFYEQIIDECHARGMKVYVTLYHWDLPQYLEDKGGWLNRETSYKFAEYAEVVTNYFGDKIDVYTTLNEPFVSAFLGYRWGEHAPGIKGEKEGYLASHHLMLAHGLAMPILRKNAPHAKHGVVFNATPAYPLTPQDQGAADYCEAENYHWFIDPVLKGEYPQLVVERQAMNMPMILEGDLDIISAPVDYIGINYYTRNVARFNENGDIESVKQTDAEHTYIGWEINPQGLTDLLVRLDARYENMPPIYITENGAAGNDERVNGQVMDDQRVRYFQGHIEAVHNAVEAGVTVDGYFAWSLMDNFEWAFGYCQRFGIVHVDYTTQERTLKQSAIAYRNMLQERAEENR; encoded by the coding sequence ATGAATAAATTTCAACTTCCAAGTGATTCAAAGTTACGCAGTAAGGAATTTGTATTCGGTGTCGCGACATCTTCATACCAAATTGAAGGCGGCGTTGAAGAGGGCGGTCGTACACCGTCTATCTGGGACACGTTTTGTAAGAAGCCGGGTAAGGTAGATAACGGCGACAGTGGTGATGTGGCGTGCGACCACTACCACTTGTGGCAACAAGATGTCGAGATGATTCAAGGCTTAGGTGTAGATGCTTACCGCCTTTCAATTGCATGGCCACGTATCCTGCCGCAAGACGGTGTGGTGAATCAGCAAGGTCTAGAGTTTTATGAGCAGATCATCGATGAGTGTCATGCTCGTGGCATGAAGGTGTATGTGACTTTGTATCACTGGGATCTGCCACAATACCTTGAAGACAAAGGCGGTTGGCTAAACCGTGAAACGTCTTACAAATTTGCGGAATACGCAGAAGTCGTGACTAACTACTTTGGCGACAAGATTGATGTTTACACAACATTGAACGAACCGTTTGTGTCTGCATTCCTTGGTTACCGTTGGGGCGAACACGCGCCAGGCATCAAGGGTGAGAAAGAGGGCTACTTAGCATCTCACCACTTAATGTTGGCACACGGTTTGGCGATGCCGATTCTTCGTAAGAATGCGCCTCATGCTAAGCATGGCGTGGTATTTAACGCGACTCCGGCTTACCCATTAACACCACAAGATCAAGGCGCAGCAGATTACTGCGAAGCGGAGAACTACCACTGGTTTATCGACCCAGTATTGAAGGGTGAATATCCGCAGTTAGTGGTTGAGCGTCAAGCGATGAACATGCCAATGATTCTAGAAGGCGATCTAGACATCATTAGTGCTCCTGTTGATTACATCGGTATCAACTACTACACACGCAATGTCGCTCGATTCAACGAGAATGGCGATATTGAATCAGTGAAACAGACTGACGCTGAACACACTTACATCGGTTGGGAAATTAACCCACAAGGCCTTACCGATTTATTGGTAAGACTGGACGCTCGTTACGAAAATATGCCGCCTATCTACATTACAGAGAACGGCGCTGCAGGTAATGACGAGCGTGTTAACGGACAAGTGATGGATGACCAACGTGTTCGTTACTTCCAAGGCCACATCGAAGCGGTTCACAACGCAGTTGAAGCCGGTGTGACAGTGGATGGCTACTTCGCGTGGAGCCTGATGGATAACTTTGAGTGGGCATTCGGCTACTGCCAGCGTTTTGGCATTGTCCATGTTGATTACACCACTCAAGAAAGAACACTGAAACAGAGCGCAATTGCGTACCGAAACATGCTTCAAGAGCGCGCTGAGGAGAACAGATAA
- a CDS encoding carbohydrate ABC transporter permease, whose amino-acid sequence MPSERTMYIMTKILMVMLGILLIVSAIITVFPFVWSALLSTRDRSEIFGSGISFAIGDSLMVNYAKLLEIMPFWKAMFNSIYVAFLGTTISLLFCSMGGYAFAVFKFRGKNVLFGMLVGSMAIPPVLSLIPYFMIVKFLGLLDNHMAVWLPFTTTPFGIFLMRQHVIASIPKELLEAAKLDGAGEFRTYWSVVLPLMKPALATLAIVQFVFFWNMFMQPLVVLNNPDNYVITQALRSVQGIPNTPWGAVMLGTTISILPLVITYLFASKQMISGLTSGAVKG is encoded by the coding sequence ATGCCAAGCGAACGCACCATGTACATCATGACTAAGATCTTGATGGTCATGCTCGGCATATTACTGATTGTTTCCGCAATCATTACGGTGTTCCCGTTTGTGTGGTCAGCTCTGCTTTCAACACGTGACCGTTCGGAAATCTTCGGTTCGGGCATCAGCTTTGCGATTGGCGATAGCCTGATGGTGAACTACGCAAAACTTCTGGAAATCATGCCGTTTTGGAAGGCGATGTTTAACTCGATTTACGTGGCTTTCTTAGGCACTACCATCTCGCTGCTGTTTTGTAGCATGGGTGGCTACGCATTTGCTGTGTTTAAGTTCCGCGGAAAGAACGTGTTGTTCGGCATGCTGGTTGGCTCAATGGCAATTCCGCCTGTGCTTAGCTTGATCCCTTACTTCATGATCGTGAAATTCTTAGGCTTGCTGGATAACCACATGGCGGTATGGCTACCGTTCACAACCACGCCGTTTGGTATCTTCTTGATGCGTCAGCACGTGATTGCATCAATTCCTAAAGAGCTATTAGAAGCAGCGAAACTGGATGGCGCAGGTGAATTCAGAACGTACTGGAGTGTGGTACTGCCACTGATGAAACCAGCACTAGCAACATTGGCTATCGTGCAGTTCGTCTTCTTCTGGAACATGTTTATGCAGCCTCTTGTGGTGCTGAACAACCCTGACAATTACGTCATCACACAAGCACTACGAAGTGTTCAAGGTATTCCGAATACGCCATGGGGCGCGGTAATGCTAGGTACCACAATTTCTATTTTACCACTTGTGATTACATACCTGTTCGCATCGAAACAGATGATCAGTGGTTTAACGTCCGGCGCAGTTAAAGGTTAG
- a CDS encoding sugar ABC transporter permease — translation MNHTASTTIEPADKSLFSRLNLKALTPYGFLLPFLIIFSVFGIFPLLFSVYLSFHEWNPVQGMDAMQFVGFENYHIALTDPWLWRSLKNTLWLAITSGVAQHLVAIPVAYMLVSMGDRMRHWLTSAYFLPFITSTVAASLIFFNMYSPNSGIINQTLMALADSTLFGWAFAWVNDFQPIRWLDDATMVKPSIAIMVFWKYTGFNIVLYTTGLMTIPKDILEAARMDGANAFRRFWNISLPMIRPFIFFAITMTIIGNLQMFEEPFVLTRGTGGTGQSGLTISMYLYKVGWEWLEMGTASAISWLLFALIASCTLVQFLFFGKKGLGEH, via the coding sequence ATGAATCATACAGCGAGCACAACGATAGAACCTGCGGACAAAAGCCTTTTTTCTCGTCTAAATTTGAAAGCGCTTACACCGTATGGATTTCTTCTGCCGTTTCTGATCATTTTTTCTGTATTTGGGATCTTCCCGCTGTTGTTCTCTGTTTACCTGTCGTTCCACGAATGGAACCCAGTACAGGGCATGGACGCAATGCAGTTCGTTGGTTTTGAGAACTATCACATTGCCTTGACTGACCCGTGGCTATGGCGTTCATTAAAGAACACATTATGGCTAGCAATCACTTCGGGTGTGGCTCAGCACTTAGTCGCTATTCCAGTGGCTTACATGTTGGTTTCAATGGGTGACCGTATGCGTCACTGGCTAACATCGGCGTACTTTTTACCGTTCATCACATCAACGGTCGCAGCGTCATTGATTTTCTTCAATATGTACTCTCCTAACTCAGGAATCATTAACCAAACGCTAATGGCACTGGCTGATAGCACACTGTTTGGTTGGGCATTTGCTTGGGTTAACGATTTTCAACCAATCCGCTGGTTAGACGATGCCACTATGGTGAAGCCGTCTATCGCGATCATGGTTTTCTGGAAATACACCGGTTTTAACATCGTCCTTTACACCACAGGTTTAATGACGATTCCTAAAGACATTTTAGAAGCTGCACGTATGGATGGTGCGAATGCCTTCCGCCGCTTCTGGAACATCTCACTACCAATGATTCGTCCATTCATCTTCTTTGCAATCACGATGACCATCATCGGTAACCTGCAGATGTTTGAAGAACCGTTCGTTCTAACGCGTGGTACAGGCGGTACGGGTCAATCAGGTTTAACTATCTCTATGTACCTATACAAAGTGGGTTGGGAATGGTTAGAAATGGGCACAGCGTCAGCGATTTCATGGCTCCTGTTTGCACTCATCGCGTCTTGTACTTTGGTTCAATTTTTATTCTTCGGTAAGAAAGGCTTAGGGGAGCATTAA